A window of the Streptomyces sp. NBC_01351 genome harbors these coding sequences:
- a CDS encoding putative leader peptide yields the protein MTGNDVRLWRRVHMDLLRYAGCVCRPSC from the coding sequence ATGACCGGCAACGACGTACGCCTGTGGCGGAGGGTCCATATGGACCTGCTCCGCTACGCGGGCTGCGTGTGTCGCCCTTCCTGCTGA
- a CDS encoding amino acid ABC transporter permease, whose translation MFDFLESGQYDVLGAFWVTVQLTLYSAAGSLIWGTVLAGMRVSPVPLMRGFGTAYVNVVRNTPLTVLILACSLGLSQTLGVNLGGDTFKETGFRLAVLGLTAYTGTFVCEALRSGINTVPVGQAEAARALGLSFFQVLTLIVLPQAFRAVIAPLTNVLIALTKNTTVAATIGVAEAALLMKEMIENEPQALFAVFAVFALGFLVLTLPTGLLLGWVAKRVAVKR comes from the coding sequence GTGTTCGATTTTCTTGAGTCCGGGCAGTACGACGTGCTCGGAGCCTTTTGGGTGACGGTTCAGCTCACCCTCTACTCGGCGGCGGGATCCCTGATCTGGGGCACCGTCCTGGCCGGGATGCGGGTCAGCCCCGTCCCGCTGATGCGGGGCTTCGGCACCGCATACGTCAACGTGGTGCGCAACACGCCGCTGACCGTATTGATCCTCGCCTGCTCACTGGGCCTCAGCCAGACCCTCGGCGTCAACCTGGGCGGCGACACGTTCAAGGAGACCGGTTTCCGGCTCGCGGTCCTGGGTCTCACGGCCTACACCGGCACCTTCGTCTGCGAGGCGCTGCGCTCGGGCATCAACACGGTGCCCGTCGGCCAGGCCGAAGCGGCCCGCGCCCTGGGCCTGAGCTTCTTCCAGGTGCTCACCCTGATCGTGCTCCCCCAGGCCTTCCGGGCGGTCATCGCGCCGCTCACCAACGTACTGATCGCCCTCACCAAGAACACCACGGTGGCGGCGACCATCGGCGTGGCCGAAGCGGCCCTGCTGATGAAGGAAATGATCGAGAACGAGCCGCAGGCACTCTTCGCGGTCTTCGCGGTCTTCGCCCTCGGCTTCCTGGTACTGACCCTGCCCACCGGCCTGCTGCTGGGCTGGGTGGCCAAGCGAGTGGCGGTGAAGCGATGA
- a CDS encoding rhodanese-like domain-containing protein, producing the protein MSAPVGIDELLERIRAGYTRIDPQEAYAASLTGALLVDIRYQALRERDGLIPGALVVERNELEWRLDPRGSHRAAEATSHDLHVIVVCNEGYASSLAAASLHALGLHRATDLTGGFQAWRSAGLPVAPS; encoded by the coding sequence GTGAGCGCCCCGGTCGGCATCGACGAACTGCTGGAGCGGATCCGCGCCGGCTACACGCGGATCGACCCTCAAGAGGCGTACGCGGCCTCCCTCACCGGGGCCCTGCTGGTGGACATCCGCTACCAGGCCCTGCGCGAGCGCGACGGGCTGATCCCGGGCGCGCTGGTGGTGGAGCGGAACGAACTGGAATGGCGCCTGGACCCCCGGGGCAGCCATCGTGCGGCCGAGGCCACGAGCCACGACCTCCACGTCATCGTGGTCTGCAACGAGGGCTACGCGTCCAGCCTCGCGGCGGCCTCCCTCCACGCCCTCGGCCTCCACCGGGCCACGGACCTCACCGGCGGCTTCCAGGCCTGGCGCTCCGCAGGCTTGCCGGTGGCCCCATCCTGA
- a CDS encoding cysteine dioxygenase yields the protein MSAPAYSPAVAGPTGTGAGTGPSAAELLAFALRTAADPEVVASLPLDPEGRTWIRLDGPGGSEAWLIGWPPGTGTGWHDHAESRGAFATARGRLTEHSLSVRLPSEGWQSLHLASGVDRSRRLGAGAGRAFGEHHVHEVLNESGTEHAISVHAYYPPLPLIRRYSRSGPVLHLEHVERPADWQ from the coding sequence ATGTCTGCACCCGCGTACTCCCCTGCCGTCGCCGGCCCGACCGGCACCGGCGCCGGCACCGGTCCCTCGGCCGCCGAACTCCTCGCATTCGCCCTGCGCACCGCGGCCGACCCCGAGGTCGTCGCCTCGCTCCCCCTCGACCCCGAGGGCCGTACCTGGATCCGCCTCGACGGGCCGGGCGGCAGCGAGGCCTGGCTGATCGGGTGGCCGCCGGGCACCGGCACCGGCTGGCACGACCACGCCGAATCCCGGGGCGCGTTCGCCACCGCCCGGGGGCGGCTCACCGAGCACTCCCTGTCCGTACGGCTGCCCTCGGAGGGCTGGCAGTCCCTTCACCTCGCATCCGGCGTGGACCGCAGCCGCCGGCTGGGCGCAGGCGCCGGGCGGGCCTTCGGGGAGCACCACGTGCACGAGGTCCTCAACGAGTCCGGGACCGAGCACGCGATCTCCGTACACGCGTACTACCCGCCGCTCCCGCTGATCCGCCGCTACAGCCGCAGCGGGCCGGTCCTGCACCTGGAGCACGTCGAGCGCCCGGCGGACTGGCAGTGA
- a CDS encoding FAD-dependent monooxygenase, whose product MDPVIVVGAGPVGLSLALALAGQGVPSVVLDEGPGKEEIRPARTVVLHSDTAAMAHRLGCTTLRDEGAYFAAWRTMRRGRDTHRSTFEEHPAPLHLPQHALTRGLRDAAAAHPLVQLVTDSKLDSLEQDDRGVTAHTRGAETTWWRGSYLVGCDGARSTVRKLLGIRFPGRTAVERHAVAALRTELPWPGEALLHRNPPSGPAEVTSRPLPDGVWRLDWLLPSRGELVTPDALVTLVRDTLAAWCGGTTPPYDLLDTGVHTLHHRLARRWRDGRAFLAGDAAHLLGALGTQGVEEGLRDAENLAWKLSLAWHQGASEALLDSYEGERRTAVATRLRAADQAMPTLRAGGALRTYLPGAARSAETLLTDGHLGRGPLGAEPTYAPPMAVREVPTATEPGGAVANVPVTAPDGSTVPLRDLLGQGRLLVVLVAPGTGVWDRRHWLGAGLMPRLAAAVSALPVRTDLLVADGYPGAPAHTVLLVRPDGHLAATFAGVRPAELYEAADTVRAGAPAARIAATPSTTPTVVID is encoded by the coding sequence ATGGACCCGGTGATCGTCGTCGGCGCGGGGCCCGTCGGGCTGTCCCTGGCCCTTGCCCTGGCCGGCCAGGGCGTGCCCTCCGTCGTGCTCGACGAGGGGCCCGGCAAGGAGGAGATCCGCCCGGCCCGGACCGTCGTCCTGCACTCCGACACTGCGGCCATGGCCCACCGGCTGGGCTGTACGACGCTGCGCGACGAGGGCGCGTACTTCGCCGCCTGGCGCACCATGCGGCGTGGTCGTGACACGCACCGCTCCACCTTCGAGGAGCACCCCGCTCCCCTGCACCTGCCGCAGCACGCCCTGACGCGCGGACTGCGCGATGCCGCCGCCGCGCACCCGCTCGTCCAGCTCGTCACCGACAGCAAGCTCGACTCCCTGGAACAGGACGACCGCGGGGTCACCGCGCACACCCGGGGTGCCGAGACCACGTGGTGGCGCGGGAGTTACCTGGTCGGCTGCGACGGCGCCCGCTCCACCGTCCGCAAGCTGCTCGGCATCCGCTTCCCCGGCCGTACCGCCGTGGAACGGCACGCCGTGGCCGCGCTGCGCACCGAACTGCCCTGGCCCGGCGAGGCCTTGCTGCACCGCAATCCGCCCTCCGGTCCCGCCGAGGTCACCTCCCGGCCGCTGCCCGACGGGGTGTGGCGGCTCGACTGGCTGCTCCCGTCCCGCGGCGAGCTCGTCACCCCCGACGCGCTGGTGACGCTGGTCCGGGACACCCTCGCGGCGTGGTGCGGGGGCACGACTCCCCCGTACGACCTCCTCGACACGGGCGTCCACACCCTGCACCACCGCCTCGCCCGGCGCTGGCGCGACGGCCGCGCCTTCCTCGCCGGGGATGCCGCGCACCTGCTGGGCGCACTGGGCACCCAGGGCGTCGAGGAGGGGCTGCGGGACGCCGAGAACCTGGCGTGGAAGCTGTCCCTGGCCTGGCACCAGGGGGCCTCCGAGGCGCTGCTCGACAGCTACGAGGGCGAGCGGCGGACCGCGGTCGCGACCCGGCTGCGCGCCGCCGACCAGGCGATGCCCACCCTGCGCGCCGGGGGCGCGCTGCGCACCTACCTGCCCGGAGCCGCGCGTTCCGCCGAAACCCTGCTCACCGACGGGCACCTGGGGCGGGGGCCGTTGGGCGCGGAGCCGACGTACGCCCCGCCGATGGCCGTACGGGAGGTCCCGACGGCCACCGAGCCGGGCGGCGCCGTGGCGAACGTCCCGGTGACCGCGCCCGACGGGTCGACGGTGCCGCTGCGCGACCTGCTCGGGCAGGGCCGGCTGTTGGTGGTCCTGGTCGCCCCGGGCACCGGGGTCTGGGACCGCCGCCACTGGCTGGGGGCCGGGCTGATGCCCCGGCTCGCGGCGGCGGTGAGCGCCCTGCCGGTCCGCACCGACCTGCTGGTCGCGGACGGTTACCCGGGGGCGCCGGCGCACACCGTGCTCCTCGTACGACCGGACGGGCACCTGGCCGCGACCTTCGCGGGGGTCCGCCCGGCGGAGCTGTACGAGGCGGCGGACACCGTACGGGCGGGCGCGCCCGCGGCGCGGATCGCGGCGACGCCTTCCACCACACCGACCGTGGTGATCGATTGA
- a CDS encoding amino acid ABC transporter permease, with product MTSVLYDAPGPKAKARNWIYSGIFIVLLGLALWWALSLMAEKGQLDADKWSPFVTDSQVWTTFLIPGLLETLKAGAIAMVIALPLGALLGIGRLSDHAWVRGPVGAVVEFFRAIPVLMLMLFSFALYSRYTALPSDVRPLYACVTGLVLYNASVIAEIVRAGVLSLPRGQTDAAKAIGMRKGQSMVHVLIPQAVTAMLPALVSQLVVILKDTALAGALLGLAELLSMARQISANYANTIATLFVIALIYIVVNFALTSLASWLESRQRKSKKSTGAVVAGDVAEVDAGGAAGVGEAP from the coding sequence ATGACCTCCGTGCTGTACGACGCCCCGGGCCCCAAGGCCAAGGCGCGCAACTGGATCTACAGCGGGATCTTCATCGTCCTACTCGGGCTCGCCCTGTGGTGGGCGCTGTCCCTGATGGCCGAGAAGGGCCAGCTCGACGCGGACAAGTGGTCCCCCTTCGTCACCGACAGCCAGGTCTGGACGACGTTCCTGATCCCCGGACTGCTGGAGACCCTCAAAGCCGGTGCGATCGCCATGGTGATCGCCCTCCCGCTGGGTGCCCTGCTGGGCATCGGACGGCTGTCCGACCACGCCTGGGTACGGGGGCCGGTCGGCGCGGTCGTGGAGTTCTTCCGTGCCATCCCGGTGCTGATGCTGATGCTCTTCAGCTTCGCCCTGTACTCGCGGTACACCGCCCTCCCCTCCGACGTCCGGCCGCTGTACGCCTGCGTCACGGGCCTGGTCCTGTACAACGCGTCGGTCATCGCCGAGATCGTCCGGGCCGGCGTGCTGTCCTTGCCCCGCGGCCAGACCGACGCGGCCAAGGCGATCGGCATGCGCAAGGGCCAGTCCATGGTCCACGTGCTGATCCCGCAGGCCGTCACCGCGATGCTGCCGGCGCTCGTCAGCCAGCTCGTGGTGATCCTCAAGGACACGGCGCTCGCCGGCGCCCTGCTCGGGCTCGCCGAACTGCTCTCGATGGCCCGTCAGATCTCCGCGAACTACGCCAACACCATCGCGACCCTCTTCGTCATCGCGCTGATCTACATCGTGGTGAACTTCGCCCTCACCTCCCTCGCCTCCTGGCTGGAGAGCCGGCAGCGGAAGTCGAAGAAGAGCACCGGCGCAGTGGTCGCCGGTGACGTGGCCGAGGTCGACGCGGGCGGCGCCGCCGGTGTCGGCGAGGCTCCCTGA